The following proteins are co-located in the Desulfobacterales bacterium genome:
- a CDS encoding DUF2442 domain-containing protein, with protein sequence MPTTDIKPGERVKNVYFNEDTLSVDLIDGRTITVPLAWYPRLLHAKPEQRRNWRICGAGYGIHWPDIDEDLSTEGLLRGAPAPGQDTVSKTA encoded by the coding sequence CACTGATATTAAACCCGGTGAACGGGTTAAAAACGTATATTTCAATGAAGACACATTAAGTGTGGATTTAATTGATGGACGAACAATTACAGTTCCATTGGCGTGGTATCCCCGCCTCCTTCACGCTAAACCAGAACAACGCCGCAATTGGCGGATCTGCGGTGCAGGATACGGTATTCACTGGCCGGATATTGACGAAGATCTTAGCACGGAAGGATTGCTGAGAGGAGCGCCAGCCCCTGGCCAGGATACAGTTTCTAAAACAGCATGA
- a CDS encoding antitoxin has protein sequence MRRFSRKSFEPIDQEENELMESLENEDWETVNDLEQEQEKAMAAARGTLRKNKRINLRLTEKDYHQIQVKAIEEGIPYQTLISSIVHKYLKNNGNNGVKP, from the coding sequence ATGAGACGGTTTAGCAGGAAATCGTTTGAGCCGATTGATCAGGAAGAAAATGAATTAATGGAATCCCTGGAAAACGAGGATTGGGAAACTGTTAATGATCTTGAACAGGAACAAGAGAAGGCTATGGCGGCTGCCCGGGGCACTTTGAGAAAAAACAAGCGCATCAACCTGCGGCTTACTGAAAAGGATTATCATCAAATCCAGGTGAAAGCCATTGAAGAGGGGATCCCCTATCAGACACTGATATCCAGCATTGTGCATAAATACTTAAAGAACAATGGGAACAATGGTGTCAAACCTTGA
- a CDS encoding tetratricopeptide repeat protein, whose product MLRQHLRLILIILVAAFFVAGCSKGPDEKIDDLVKKAIGHLKQDEFGKAQNVFKEAVEMAEQEFGPDHPMTVKPLQGLGAVYHARKDYSKAVQTYQRILRIVQEKGGEENIFVSQVLNNLGGVYFDQKNYEKALSTFEKSLAIAEANFSGDNLKVQKLRKNIETCKNFISGKQKPGKMAKNGPDTNKMGQIASAGSPAQSGSDSSEVRDYLPEKVKDAALKQLAEKDIYLYNLQPMEPVKIGSQGAVLPYRCEQKMEKQDEKGRDVVLLFATVSNEDKPGSYTFKRCRMVTYESYMEELESNPAELVKSLREVFSRVY is encoded by the coding sequence GTGTTAAGGCAGCATTTAAGGTTAATTTTAATTATTTTGGTGGCAGCTTTTTTTGTGGCCGGCTGTAGTAAAGGCCCTGATGAAAAAATTGATGACCTTGTTAAGAAGGCGATTGGCCACTTGAAACAGGATGAGTTCGGGAAGGCCCAAAATGTCTTCAAAGAGGCGGTGGAAATGGCAGAGCAGGAATTCGGACCGGACCATCCGATGACTGTAAAGCCACTGCAGGGGTTGGGCGCTGTATATCATGCCCGGAAAGATTATTCTAAAGCCGTTCAAACTTATCAACGAATCCTTCGTATTGTTCAGGAAAAAGGTGGCGAAGAAAATATATTTGTCTCTCAAGTATTGAATAATCTCGGCGGGGTTTACTTTGATCAGAAAAATTATGAAAAAGCGCTTTCGACCTTTGAAAAATCGCTGGCGATTGCTGAGGCCAATTTTTCCGGGGATAACTTAAAGGTTCAAAAACTTCGGAAAAACATTGAAACCTGTAAAAATTTCATTTCCGGAAAGCAAAAGCCCGGTAAGATGGCTAAAAATGGGCCAGATACGAACAAAATGGGACAAATAGCATCAGCCGGCAGCCCTGCTCAAAGCGGGAGCGATAGTTCAGAAGTCCGGGATTACCTGCCTGAAAAAGTAAAAGACGCGGCCCTCAAGCAACTGGCAGAAAAGGATATTTACCTTTATAATTTGCAGCCTATGGAGCCAGTCAAAATAGGCAGCCAGGGAGCCGTATTGCCGTACCGCTGTGAGCAAAAGATGGAGAAGCAAGATGAAAAAGGCAGGGATGTCGTATTGCTTTTTGCCACGGTCAGCAATGAAGACAAGCCGGGTTCCTATACATTTAAGCGATGCCGGATGGTCACTTACGAGAGTTACATGGAAGAGCTGGAAAGCAATCCGGCGGAGCTTGTGAAATCGCTGAGAGAAGTGTTCTCAAGGGTATATTAG
- a CDS encoding toxin, whose product MPFLSWSPEKNEILKQERGISFEEIAYKIDMGCIIGIEQHPVRPNQKIYILEIDDYAVIVPFVETSNGIFLKTAFPSRKYTRRYGLKGGES is encoded by the coding sequence ATGCCCTTTTTAAGCTGGAGTCCTGAAAAAAACGAAATCTTAAAGCAGGAGCGCGGCATTTCTTTTGAAGAAATTGCCTACAAAATTGATATGGGGTGCATTATCGGCATTGAGCAGCATCCGGTACGGCCGAATCAAAAGATATACATTCTGGAAATTGATGATTATGCCGTAATTGTTCCTTTTGTTGAGACAAGTAATGGAATTTTTCTGAAAACGGCCTTTCCGAGCCGTAAATATACTAGGCGTTATGGTCTTAAAGGAGGGGAGTCATGA